One Phaseolus vulgaris cultivar G19833 chromosome 2, P. vulgaris v2.0, whole genome shotgun sequence DNA window includes the following coding sequences:
- the LOC137810448 gene encoding vacuolar-sorting receptor 1 yields MKIWRWLVSLFVGLVLPVSIMGRFVVEKNSLRVTSPEKIRGTHDSAIGNFGIPQYGGSMAGNVVYPKDNKKGCKEFEDSGISFKSTPGALPTFVLLDRGSCFFALKVWNAQKAGASAVLVADDVEEPLITMDTPEEDGSSAKYVANITIPSALVGKSFGEKLKDAISGGDMVNVNLDWRESVPHPDDRVEYELWSNSNDECGVKCDMLMEFVKDFKGAAQILEKGGYTLFTPHYITWYCPHAFTLSKQCKSQCINHGRYCAPDPEQDFSTGYDGKDVVIENLRQLCVFKVANESGKPWVWWDYVTDFQIRCPMKEKKYNKECADAVIKSLGLNIEKIGKCMGDPDADTDNPVLKEEQDAQIGKGSRGDVTILPTLVVNNRQYRGKLEKGAVLKAVCSGFEETTEPAVCLSTDMETNECLANNGGCWQDKAANITACKDTFRGRVCECPLVDGVQFKGDGYTTCEARGLGRCKINNGGCWHESRNGHAFSACLDNGGVKCQCPTGFKGDGVKNCEDIDECKEKKACQCPDCSCKNTWGSYDCSCSGDLLYMRDHDTCISKTGSQGRSTWAAFWLILLGVVMIAGGAFLVYKYRIRQYMDSEIRAIMAQYMPLDSQAEVPNHVNDQRA; encoded by the exons atgaagattTGGAGATGGTTGGTGAGTTTGTTTGTGGGGCTAGTGTTGCCTGTGTCAATAATGGGTCGATTCGTGGTGGAGAAGAACAGCCTGAGAGTGACGTCGCCGGAGAAAATAAGAGGCACTCACGACAGTGCCATCGGGAACTTCGGCATCCCTCAATACGGTGGTAGCATGGCGGGGAACGTCGTTTACCCAAAGGATAACAAGAAAGGTTGCAAAGAGTTTGAAGACTCTGGAATTTCCTTCAAATCAACCCCCGGTGCTCTTCCCACCTTTGTTCTGCTCGATCGTGGAA GTTGCTTCTTTGCATTGAAGGTTTGGAATGCCCAGAAGGCTGGAGCTTCTGCTGTTCTTGTTGCAGATGATGTTGAGGAGCCCTTAATAACTATGGACACGCCTGAAGAGGATGGTTCATCTGCTAAATATGTGGCGAACATAACTATACCGTCTGCTCTTGTTGGAAAAAGTTTTGGTGAAAAACTAAAGGATGCCATAAGTGGTGGGGACATGGTCAATGTAAATCTTGATTGGAGAGAGTCTGTCCCTCACCCAGATGATCGTGTGGAGTATGAGTTGTGGAGCAACAGCAATGATGAGTGTGGAGTTAAGTGTGATATGTTGATGGAATTTGTGAAGGATTTCAAGGGTGCTGCGCAGATACTCGAGAAAGGTGGTTACACTCTGTTTACACCCCATTATATAACTTGGTACTGTCCTCATGCTTTCACATTGAGCAAACAGTGCAAGTCTCAATGCATAAATCATGGAAGATATTGCGCTCCAGACCCTGAGCAGGACTTCAGCACAGGTTATGACGGGAAAGATGTGgttattgaaaatttaagacAGCTATGTGTTTTCAAGGTGGCAAATGAAAGTGGAAAGCCTTGGGTCTGGTGGGACTATGTCACTGATTTTCAAATTAGATGCCCCATGAAGGAGAAAAAATACAATAAGGAATGTGCAGATGCTGTAATTAAATCACTGG GTCTTAATATTGAAAAGATTGGGAAATGCATGGGAGATCCAGATGCTGATACTGATAATCCTGTCTTGAAAGAAGAGCAAGATGCCCAA ATTGGAAAGGGATCACGAGGTGATGTTACGATCTTGCCTACTCTTGTGGTCAATAATCGACAATATCGAG GAAAATTGGAGAAAGGGGCTGTTCTAAAGGCTGTATGTTCTGGCTTTGAGGAAACTACTGAACCAGCTGTTTGCCTGAGCACTg ATATGGAGACAAATGAGTGCTTGGCAAACAATGGTGGTTGTTGGCAGGATAAAGCAGCTAACATCACTGCATGCAAG GATACATTCCGTGGGAGAGTATGTGAATGCCCCCTGGTGGATGGTGTCCAATTCAAGGGAGATGGTTATACTACTTGCGAAG CAAGAGGACTTGGGCGTTGCAAGATAAACAATGGAGGCTGTTGGCATGAGTCCCGGAATGGACATGCATTTTCTGCTTGTTTG GATAACGGAGGGGTCAAATGCCAGTGTCCCACAGGGTTTAAAGGTGATGGTGTCAAAAATTGTGAAG ATATTGACGAATGCAAAGAGAAGAAGGCTTGTCAGTGCCCTGATTGTAGCTGCAAGAATACATGGGGCAGCTATGACTGCAGTTGTAGTGGAGATCTTCTGTATATGAGGGACCACGATACCTGCATAA GTAAAACTGGAAGTCAGGGAAGATCTACTTGGGCTGCATTTTGGCTGATTCTACTTGGCGTAGTTATGATTGCTGGTGGGGCATTCCTTGTGTACAAGTATAGAATAAGG CAATACATGGATTCCGAAATCAGAGCAATCATGGCACAATATATGCCCCTGGACAGCCAAGCAGAAGTTCCAAATCATGTCAATGATCAAAGAGCATGA